In Aegilops tauschii subsp. strangulata cultivar AL8/78 chromosome 3, Aet v6.0, whole genome shotgun sequence, one genomic interval encodes:
- the LOC141042984 gene encoding uncharacterized protein, translating into MDMLDEMAVKQADACVILCGVWAVWTERNVRVHGETTRTIQQSVKWATDIAVNLSQTGKQQRLRPVKHMQSWQPPKDPFIKINVDASFLEETHQGGTGLGVRNHEGTLIRAQALWYESGLSAMVMEAYAVRDGVQLAYELGYRKVIIETDAKLVVDQWKTPRVDRSEISTR; encoded by the coding sequence ATGGATATGCTTGACGAAATGGCAGTGAAACAAGCTGATGCTTGTGTCATCTTATGTGGTGTTTGGGCAGTCTGGACGGAGAGAAATGTGCGTGTGCATGGGGAGACGACTAGAACCATTCAACAATCTGTGAAATGGGCTACAGACATAGCAGTGAACCTATCACAGACCGGTAAACAACAAAGACTTAGACCAGTGAAACATATGCAGAGTTGGCAGCCACCTAAAGATCCTTTCATAAAGATTAATGTTGATGCCTCTTTTCTGGAGGAGACTCATCAAGGAGGTACTGGGCTAGGAGTACGGAACCATGAGGGTACTCTGATTCGCGCTCAAGCTCTATGGTATGAGTCTGGATTATCAGCAATGGTCATGGAGGCTTATGCAGTGAGAGATGGGGTCCAACTAGCTTATGAGTTGGGTTATAGAAAAGTTATCATTGAAACTGatgctaaactagtggtagatcAGTGGAAGACTCCAAGGGTTGACCGCTCGGAGATATCTACTAGATAA